aactttccTTCGAAGAAGACTGTTTGATAAGTCCCAGAAGACAATTTATTTCAATGCCATCAGAAGATTGTACATCGTAGTCGTCAATAGACTTCATTTTAGTGTCGTATGTGTAAATGTTATCTCCCAAGTTTTTCAATAACTTAGGATGTATTGCGGATGGTGTTCTAAATAAACCGTCTTTCAACTGAAGTCCTAATCTTAGGAGAACTGATATTTTAGTACGATATTCAGAAAACCATAAAACTAAAGTACCAAATAGAGATTTATAGTCAtcttctgaaatatttttagcaAGTGTTTCGAATTTGATTATTGTAGATTCAATTGCTTGTTTCGAGCAAATGTCCGGAACCAGCATGGCTACACTTTTTAAATGTCTTCGGGTAATGTCAAAAGCGTTTTGTTTTCTTGCTATCGAAATTTGCCATTTAAAAATCATCGTTATTAAATCCCATAGTCTGTTCATGGAATAATCATCCAGTCTCATTATTGACGAGACTGCTATATCTAAAAGCAGCTGTTTTATAACATTGTGAGCAGGTACCGGTTGCGGTAAAAATATCTCTTCCATTAATTTTGGATGAAGCAAAACTGTAACTAGATCTGTCAGTActgaaaataagatttttaaacaattataatgttattcatcttattttactttaatatacGTCTTATTGGAACTAGGTAGGCACCTTacttaatatcaatataatgaGATCCGGCTGCGAGATTAGGTACTACGTTCATCGAGTGTATGAACAAAAtctgtttttaatgaaattttgaatgaataaacacACTTGGCCAGGTTGCATATCGAAATTTTGCTGCAGTCATGTTTAACTAGACAACGTTGAACTGGTCTTAAGACCGCGAATGGCTGTTGAGATGTCCTCATACAATATGGCCTCCAACTCCTCGTCTAAAAGTCGTCTGTGCAAAAGTCGGAGCGTAAATGTGAATGACGTTCAATGAATACCgttcagtaattctgagtattaggtacgctacTCTAGCTGACATGCGACTTGTGAACGAGGAACCCGTCACCACCCTGGGACAGTTGGCCGCCCTCCCGAAAGTAGAGCAGGTGTCCGGTATTTAGGATTATCGGGTCCTCACCCTGTCTtcggacctcagataaccccacgacatcccatcgtaatCTTCTCAAAGAGTCCTCCAGTTCCTCCAACTAATCGTCGGCCTGCAGACGTGTCTTAGCCAGGGCCAATGATCTTTGTTGGTGGTAGCGTTGCCGAACCCGGGGATTTATAGCACCTCCAGCCCCGCCGCatatgtggctgctaccgtggccaccacgaGCGGGGCTGCCGGGGATAGGGGGCCGCGGCCTTACAGTGTCTGTCATGTTTTTTTCTGGGGAGGTTTATCCATAATCGCCtcgcttggcaggcgggttggcgatcacAGTAGATGGTGTTGCTCTCTTGAAAGGACGGTGCTGCCCATCATTCGTTCTTTATATCCCTTAGTCGCTTCATGCGTCACCCACAGGAGGAGATAGaatggtgctattctggtgcgacactaCACGCAATAACTActtgttactgaaataaattgtatgaaatttataatgCTCAAAATTTCGCAGCTAGGTgtaaacatgaatatttttcttatactaATACGTTCACGATGTACATATTTTGACTATTCACTATATAGGAATATAATTTGACTATTCACTATTAGGCATATCAAATTAAAGCTAATTTATTTTAGCATGGTAGAGTTCCTCTGGCATTGTAGAAATATCCGCACATAACTATCTTTTATCTGTCTTTGCCTGACGAGTTCCGTAAAGCGCTAACTCTCTTTCACTCTAATCTATCTTTACCTAACAGCTAGAAACCCTTATTTGTGGACATTAGTACTATACATTCTATTATGAATCTATGCtccaaataaaattaacttcaaTTTAATGACTGTCAATGTATAATAGTCGAATATTAAGTACGTCATGATGAACGTATtagtataacaaaaatatacctGATAACAAGGTACACCGGGCTGCGGAGAGCAATCAAAATTTTTAAGCTCTGAATCGTTTACTACGAACTgaaatttatttcagtaactAAATTATGAAAGTAGATTATTTTAGTTAGACATACGTGCACTGTGCAGCCAAATTTTGATAGGCAACAACAAAATGTTGTGTTCAGTTATTGataatttcatgaaaaaaaaaaattgtttcttcttcatacttcataataacaatatatttttcttgCCCTTTGGTTTATACAGATTCAAGAATCAATGAATACATTATTTACTCTGTCTGCTTTCTGCAAGATACAGTATTATTAGTACGTTACACTCGATGAACGTATTACCGAACGGTGAATACCGATTAGGTACGTAGTGTTTACTATTTAGCAAATACTATCTTCCTTGGATTAACGTAGGACCACAGCCGGTCGCTTCGCTCAAAGATAGAATAGATAGAAAGAAAGAACACATATTTTACTCTACTACTACAGTCTACCACAGAGTACTTTTAATATCACGATTCACGATTGCTTATCTGAATTATTATAAACCGGAAAAAAATTGGACCGGATTTTATATTAACTAGTTAACTACAATagtattgaaattaatataagttCGTATTGTTTATGATTAATTTAGGTACTTACTCACTATAATTTCGCTTTGCacataattaaattgaattattgaAGTACCTATCAAGAAGAATTCGTAAAGCTTTTACTAACCTTTAACTGATTTATCCACAGGAATGTTTTGTGTTTTAAGTCTCTGATCAATTACGTATAACATTTCACATCCCAGATTTACTACAATTAAAGGAGTTGCAAAGTGAGACATCCTTCCAAGATGATAATTGATGAATTGTATGAAAATGTTATACAAAAACTCACATCAGATGGTAAAATAAACCAAATTTCTGAAGTACTAGCAACATGTGTCAATAATGAAGAGAGAGTATTACTGCTGTTTGAAATTATCACTGATTTAGACTATTTTCCACAAATGAAAGTGTTCCCAAAAACTGATGAAATGTCTAAGCACTACCGTCTCCAAGGCAACCATTACTATACAAAACGAGACAACCACAAagctttacaatattataatgtatcacTGCTTACTGCTCCATTGAATTCAGAAAGTTTTGCCACTGCACTATCAAATAGATCAGCTGTActttttgcattaaaaaaatataaagactgCATACAGgatataaacttattttttacattaaagcATCCAGTTAATTTGAAAGATAAGTTGATTAAAAGAAAGGAACTTTGTGAAGAAGGCTTAAAAAGAGTTGAAGAGGAAAAAGAAAACCCTGAAATTTCAGATAttttgacattcacaagtgATAAAAACGACAGATATTTATGTGCAAGTTCAAAGCTTGAAGTGGTATACAATAAAGAAATGGGTAGACATGTTGTTGCAAAGGAAAATATTAAGGTTGGTGAAATGGTTGCAGAAGAAGAACCATACTTTCCTTTATTATTAAAgtcacaaattttatttagctGTAGTAACTGTCTATCACGACAATGTCATCTAATACCATGCAATACTTGTTGTTTTGCACTCTATTGCAATGAAGAATGTAGAGAAAGAGCATGGAAAGAATATCACAAAGTGGAATGCTGTCTTATGGCGACATTCATTAGCATGGCTTTTACTAAAATTGAACTGTTAGCTCTTAGGACTGTAATCAAAGCCCGTACTGACCATTCTGATTGGAATGGCTTATATCTGACCATTGAAGAAGCAGAGGCAAACATCAATACTAAAAATCATGGATGTGTCAAGATAGGGGATAAATGGATTTATGACTCTAAATATTATGCTTCAATACATACATTAGAAACAAATGTTGATAAGAGATCTGCATCAGATATTTTTCAGAAAGCTGTGACATCTGCAATCTTTTTAAACTTTCTTAGTGAAAACACGGACTTTTTGAATGCTGATACTGTAGAGGAAGAGGCAAAGGCTACTAAGTGTGTTGCTGGATTACTGCTGCTTCATGCAATGACGACTCCCACTAATATGCATGGGATTAGTGCTAATAGTGACACATATAGAACTGGCACATACACAGATGTTGTTAGCCTTGCAAGTGCTGCATACGCTTTTCATAGCTTGTTGAATCACTCATGTGCACCAAACATTGTACGATTTACCAAATTAGGAACAGCAACAATCACATCATTTGCACTCCGACCCATTGCAAAGGGAACACAGATATTTGATAACTATGGGTTAGTAATTATTTACACATTTCTcctgatattttttttgaaaatgtatttatttgacTAATGTTGTTACATTATTTATGTTAacatataacaaaaacaaaatattattggtattcttcctactataatatgatattgtaatttttaaagtgtaaaacatcaaaatttttgtgtattttggTGGTTAATCTCTTACAGAGAATATATACAATATGTAAAGACAACCAACTAAGTGTAAGTGAGGTAATACTTCAAATTTTATCAGATAATCCCAATTGAAGTCCATTTAACAACATACAACACAGAGCTGTTCAAAATGCACTGTGATATGAATATGGCATGTCATTTAAAGCTTTAAAGAGTTTGAGCTGCCTGCAATTCCTTTCTTTATGACAaaaagggatgagacaagcaagttcagctgatggtaattgatacaccctgcccactCCAATGTAGATCcactgctcaggattcttgaaaaacccaaaaattctgatggCACTGCAATTGTCcttgtcgccttgagacatacaatgtgaagtctcattttcccagtaatttcaatagcatCGTTGCCCTTCAGacataaacacaataatgcttacacagcagaaataggtgccattgtaGTAAACAAAATATAGCGGCCATCCTTtgaaaggagtctcccactggtgccCGCCACATATGACATACAAAGCAAAAACAAGAAAAGTAATTTCTAGTTTACCAAAATGCCAAAAAACAAATTACACTCACATTCCTTTGATGTTGTATGGGAAATCGGGGACATGTGTGAGTACTAGAAACAACTAACCATTAGCGAAAGCAGGTCTGTCCTTTTTGTATGCTATGTAGTAGtaactagtatattagaaatgacatcaaaaagaattctaaaggaataaattttgagctCAAATTCAATTTTCTAATGTTTCAGTTCACATCATGCTATAGCAGACAAAGTTGAGAGACAGTCATGCCTACGATATCAATACAAATTTGCCTGCATGTGTGAAGCTTGTGTTTACGGATGGCCAACATATATAAGCATGAGACCTTCAAAAAGATTGCCCACCAAAGTAACTAGAAGTAAGAGCAAGTATttaagtcataatattattgaaaaattacaaTGTGGTGACAAGGAAACAGCGATAAAAGTATTTCGCAGGCTCTGTAGTTTGTGCATGGAATTGGAAAGCTATGCGCCTTGTATGGAGCTTTGCGATTGCCAAGAGGGCTTGAAACAATGTCTGAGTATCTTTGAGGGTCTCATACCATACGGTTTCAGTACATCAATTGAATGGCACACTTATCAATTCTGACATTATCAGAGATACATTCAATTTGTTCTTATCATTTCActcacattttttatattatcattatgtgAGATAGATTTAAGCGATGTGATTAGCTCTATAATGCTAAAACTACAAGAGGCAGGAAATTATTACGCCGATATATGcctatatatttttgaattaatatttgaataacgtaataacgGTATTGGTGTAAGCTCTCATGTGGTAAATCTcgctatttgttaaaataatagtcCTATATACCTTTTATTAAATGTAAGCATTTTAGATTTGTgtgccaatattttttttgtattattgttgCTTTATTTGTGAGTTCTGGtgagtgttattttaaataaaaaattgtagtgataagatttaatgtaaaaatcattatattgaaaatattttgacaagaatatatttaaagagcTTAGATAATCTATATCTCTAGATAGAGCTTGCTGTTAAGATgacagctacgttttacactcatGATATGTAAGTCACATTgttttagtgtgtgtgcgttgctgaaaatagaggtttgTAGTTCGTCGCTATTTTATCGACGTGTTCACATcagtcacagtctatctaatCGTCGTCACTTTTTGTTATTAAAGCATAGAACATAGAGACATTGCGAGAACCGCATGAACTATCGCATTGgtcttatttatataagtaattacAGCCATCTTAAAATACTCGAGCCTTTACGTCTGAACTCAAATACAACTTAACACAATGAGTGCTGAAATACAAGAGCTGTGGTTCATCGACTAACGCGGGTGTGGTGCGTTCATTACACAAGTGCTGCGTTTGAAAAATCATCGAGGCACTTGTGCGGCTTTACACGTAGAGTGTGTTGTTTGATATAGCATGTCGCAAATTGTTCAACGCGGTATTTTGCAGTTTGGATAACATTAACCGGTGGAAAATTTAGTCTATGCAGTCTCCATAGCTTAACACCACGTGTTTCCTACGtcacagtaatattttttatgtgtaacCACCGTGACCATAGTATGTCGACTtccatttttaaagtgatgttATCCGTGAGTGCCAATCTCTTTGGCCGGTGATAGAGCTATATATATAGCTGAAGCCTTGCTATATAGTAGATTACAAGCCAGTTAACCGCTGCGGTCTACGGCATACCACTATAACCGGCCTAACTCTGTCTGCAATTTTGTAGTTCCAAAGTGCACGTTTTGTATTTCCGCGGTTCCTGCGTGTGTGAACTTGTCCTTAGTGCTGTAAAGTGTGTTATTCGGTCTATGTTTTTTGAATCTCTTCATTTACAAGGTATAAATTAAGTCTTAGTAATAACCTTCATACCTACTACCCTAAAATTGGTTGTATCTGAATGTTCTAAATATAGTTATACTACTAGAGCtagaaatgtttaataaaactatGCGGCGTTAGTCAGGCTATAAACATACAGCCGCTTTAAAACACGCATAACGTGTTTAACAGCACAGTTGTATATAAAACACATCGTAAGTGTCTTAGCAGTTAATGTTCTGTatagttatttaaatgtaatatgaaagTTAAAACGATTTTGAACTAGTAGGTATTATTTCCAATCTGAATTAACCTTAAGTGTTAACATAACattgtaaatgtaataattaaacatttattttattttctttaaactttttttttattaatatagaatACATTGCCAGTTCACAATCGTTATAGGTATTATACACATAGACAGTATATATACAGTATTTCATAGGTATGAAACGACAAAATGATTAAAGtcaaaattttactttataattattattttataaaaacgttattgagttacaaattattttcaGTGTTTATTACGAATATACAAAGTGTATTTCTAAGTATATTATGTTGTGTTTGGAGAAAATAAGTGCAGATTTTTATGTAGCTGTTAAAATACTTATAGTCCTCGGCACCTATTAGTTCCTATATTAACATACATTGACATTAGACTGTGTGGTGAGTTGTGGTACGCTCTGCATATGCTTAGCTGGGTGCCTGTGACaccaaatttttattatttaaaatgtatcttAGTAGATACACCAACACATATATTCAGAGGTGGATTATCCATTAGGAAACCTAGGCAGTGGTCTTCGTGCTTTCACATGAAAAAggaaaaatgtaatttttattgtgtaaatattttaaaccttCTATAAAACTGTAAAGCATAAAACCACTGAGTTGATTGTATGATAGTGATATGGTAGTGGTATATTATATAGCTGGAGATACAGGTTTATTATGCAATATTAGTTTCTGTATATGACCGCCAAAGGAGACCTGATAAGATGCTTGGTGATGTGTCTAGGCCACCCTTGACAACTCGATACCTCAGTTACAGAGTAACAATTCAGAAAAAGGTTCCAAAAGAAATCAACTCGAGTTGTTACTGTATGAACGGAAagtttggatatcatccccaccatctggatgtgtggcgttcctccacagtgcggtttttaagaaaCTTTCTTTCAAatagctgtgaaatgagctcaTTCTTGGAAGAAAAGacgcttccttgtgcggtgtttccagaactatacgacatgggttcgtACTGTTATACGCCGGTCGTGTAGGTATTAATGCTGACCTAATTGCTATTCCATCACATAACCAGCATTAGTCAGGGCAGCCAGTTTGTGCTTGCCCTTCATAAGTTACGGTTCTGCCCAAGGGTCTCTAAAAACGTTATTGTATAATCAAGTCTTCATAttcattattagttatttatgcaactgtagtgtaataaggggtattaaaacacgaatgtggactTATCACACGATCGCACTAGGGGatgccgagtgtgataatagtatgagtgttttaatacctaattatcaacagttgcatacaagactttatctacacccagaatatgaatcctctaaaagattctggaacagttagcttactgctaacattaaaacacctgtTCTAGTAGTTACCTAATATAATTCATTAccgattatatacaaataaactaagtattaatgaaacaattatttattttagtagtaatttacattttgtatagtgcaataattaaaattcactcgaatataatgttcttttgcggcgtttaaaatgaatcgctcattttttgtaaacaaaacaataaaaaaatcgaagaaaaatggcggggatttctaataacctactttttttacggcgcgcgacgttctggtagtgtggaacgcccGTAgatgaaaatgttctttttttgaaattcatacagataccacgcatcgagcaataagaatgtggctgtctgttgaaactgcCCATGAGGGATCGGCAAAAAAAacaggagtgttgttatgaaattcagtacaacattgcaacactcgtttggatgatgtaatggttattagaacattgggtgttttaatgttgacaataagctaactgtttcagaatctttaatagaggatttaaagcatgggtgtagataaaatatattataattctgtCATAATGTGTGTAATAAAAAGCGAACTCAAAAGAGACCCATAACAGTACATTCAAAAAAAGGGCATACactgccggcaacgctcttgtgatctCCCTGGTATTGTagcagaatgtgggcggcggtgatcacttaacatcagatgacccgtacgctcgtttgtcctctcttcaattaaaatattctagACTTAAAGAATTATCTGAAGTAACAACTATTGTAGTTGTAGGTATTGCATTCACTTAACAACTTGTTTCTCTGTGATGATGGGTTATCGTTTATGGAACATTTtctcatacttttttttaaacttactgAATTTCAGACTTGTTACTCTATGGAACTGAGGTATTGATCCGCCTCTGCAGATActcaaacatttaaaaatatccatcaaaaacataaagtACTACAACTATCACTGCACATTTATTACGCACACTGCTGAAGGTCGATGTTGAGGactatatttctattatataacataaatgaaaaatatataaataatttttattatttctgtttgatgatttttt
The Leptidea sinapis chromosome 9, ilLepSina1.1, whole genome shotgun sequence DNA segment above includes these coding regions:
- the LOC126965962 gene encoding SET and MYND domain-containing protein 4 translates to MIIDELYENVIQKLTSDGKINQISEVLATCVNNEERVLLLFEIITDLDYFPQMKVFPKTDEMSKHYRLQGNHYYTKRDNHKALQYYNVSLLTAPLNSESFATALSNRSAVLFALKKYKDCIQDINLFFTLKHPVNLKDKLIKRKELCEEGLKRVEEEKENPEISDILTFTSDKNDRYLCASSKLEVVYNKEMGRHVVAKENIKVGEMVAEEEPYFPLLLKSQILFSCSNCLSRQCHLIPCNTCCFALYCNEECRERAWKEYHKVECCLMATFISMAFTKIELLALRTVIKARTDHSDWNGLYLTIEEAEANINTKNHGCVKIGDKWIYDSKYYASIHTLETNVDKRSASDIFQKAVTSAIFLNFLSENTDFLNADTVEEEAKATKCVAGLLLLHAMTTPTNMHGISANSDTYRTGTYTDVVSLASAAYAFHSLLNHSCAPNIVRFTKLGTATITSFALRPIAKGTQIFDNYGSHHAIADKVERQSCLRYQYKFACMCEACVYGWPTYISMRPSKRLPTKVTRSKSKYLSHNIIEKLQCGDKETAIKVFRRLCSLCMELESYAPCMELCDCQEGLKQCLSIFEGLIPYGFSTSIEWHTYQF
- the LOC126965999 gene encoding protein OSCP1, translated to MSHFATPLIVVNLGCEMLYVIDQRLKTQNIPVDKSVKVLTDLVTVLLHPKLMEEIFLPQPVPAHNVIKQLLLDIAVSSIMRLDDYSMNRLWDLITMIFKWQISIARKQNAFDITRRHLKSVAMLVPDICSKQAIESTIIKFETLAKNISEDDYKSLFGTLVLWFSEYRTKISVLLRLGLQLKDGLFRTPSAIHPKLLKNLGDNIYTYDTKMKSIDDYDVQSSDGIEINCLLGLIKQSSSKESLNFIENITLNGIRKMESTGAIIEDIQISRKEKGDLNFIANIPKTTKEDLLQMLDGDILKEIN